The proteins below are encoded in one region of Brassica napus cultivar Da-Ae chromosome A6, Da-Ae, whole genome shotgun sequence:
- the LOC106346073 gene encoding probable plastid-lipid-associated protein 12, chloroplastic, producing the protein MESLRFLYTVEMSSPCLLCPCPSSPTSLSSSSPRYHLLNTTFKRLGSSRTLRITCSSSSTFTGGQTQQSSFNDAEMKLIDALIGIQGRGKSASPKQLNDVESAVKVLEGLEGIPNPAESELIEGRWQLMFTTRPGTASPIQRTFTGVDVFTVFQDVYLKTTNDPRVSNIVKFSDYIGELKVEAVASIKDAKRVLFRFDRAAFALKFLPFKVPYPVPFRLLGDEAKGWLDTTYLSPSGNLRISRGNKGTTFVLQKETVPRQKLLATISQDKGVAEAIDEFLASNTNSKEDDYELLEGNWQMIWSSQMYTDSWLENAANGLMGRQIIEKDGRIKFEVNIIPAFRFSMKGKFLKSGGSTYELKMDDAAIIGGPFGYPIELTNNIKLQVLYTDEKMRISRGFDNIVFVHIREM; encoded by the exons ATGGAGTCTCTTAGATTCTTATACACTGTAGAGATGTCGTCACCATGTCTGTTATGTCCATGCCCATCATCGCCAACTTCTCTTTCATCGTCGTCTCCGAGATACCATCTTCTTAACACAACCTTCAAGAGACTAGGTTCATCCAGAACTCTCCGCATAACTTGTTCATCTTCCTCTACCTTTACTGGAGGACAAACACAACAGTCGTCTTTCAATGACGCTGAGATGAAACTCATTGATGCTTTGATCGGAATTCAAGGCCGTGGCAAATCTGCTTCTCCTAAACAGCTCAAT GATGTGGAATCTGCTGTGAAAGTTCTTGAAGGTTTAGAGGGCATTCCAAATCCT GCTGAATCTGAATTGATTGAAGGTCGTTGGCAATTAATGTTCACCACAAGACCTGGAACTGCATCTCCAATCCAG AGAACATTTACAGGAGTAGATGTGTTCACTGTGTTTCAAGATGTATACTTAAAGACAACAAACGATCCTCGTGTTTCAAACATTGTTAAGTTCTCTGACTATATTGGAGAGCTGAAAGTTGAG GCAGTTGCATCCATCAAAGATGCCAAAAGGGTTCTATTTCGTTTCGATAGAGCAGCATTCGCATTGAAGTTCCTTCCATTCAAAGTTCCATATCCAGTTCCTTTTAGACTTCTTGGTGATGAAGCCAAAGGCTGGTTAGATACTACGTACTTGTCGCCTTCAGGAAACCTTAGGATCTCAAGGGGAAACAAG GGGACAACGTTTGTTCTTCAGAAAGAAACAGTGCCTAGGCAGAAACTGTTAGCTACCATATCTCAAGACAAAGGAGTAGCTGAG GCTATAGATGAGTTTCTTGCTTCTAATACTAACTCCAAGGAAGATGATTATGAGCTTCTAGAGGGAAACTGGCAAATGATTTGGAGTTCACAG ATGTATACAGATAGTTGGCTTGAGAATGCAGCAAATGGTCTTATGGGAAGACAG ATCATTGAGAAGGATGGAAGAATAAAGTTTGAAGTTAACATCATACCAGCATTTAGATTCTCTATGAAAGGCAAATTCTT GAAATCAGGAGGTAGCACTTATGAGTTGAAGATGGACGATGCAGCAATTATAGGTGGTCCGTTTGGATATCCGATCGAATTGACAAACAATATCAAGCTTCAAGTTCT ATACACAGATGAGAAGATGAGAATAAGTCGTGGCTTTGATAACATTGTCTTTGTGCACATCCGAGAAATGTAG
- the LOC125610084 gene encoding uncharacterized protein LOC125610084, producing MASTLVVPQLLSSPTSLNVAAPRTYTFNAHNTRRTVKCSSNPEPKDQQFLDLTPSPDSINTTSAETFPIEKRRRSEIIRDRKQRGIEKPEPPNFEIGWKRTKEINLEKPKGYVIMDFLEKFEGLMAREFGSKELLAKAGEIVAERAREEAEVLRDEGEVEERMVTELFRVLKLMEMDLAMVKASVKEETFSERIEQARARCRQAILVANSF from the coding sequence ATGGCTTCCACACTTGTTGTTCCTCAACTTCTCTCTTCTCCCACGAGTCTCAACGTCGCAGCTCCAAGAACCTACACCTTCAACGCACACAACACTCGTCGTACAGTGAAATGCTCTTCAAACCCAGAACCAAAAGATCAGCAGTTCCTCGACCTCACACCTTCACCAGACTCCATCAACACCACGAGCGCCGAGACCTTCCCCATCGAGAAACGCCGAAGATCCGAGATCATACGCGACAGGAAACAGAGAGGCATCGAGAAGCCAGAGCCACCGAACTTCGAGATAGGTTGGAAGAGAACGAAAGAGATAAACTTGGAGAAGCCCAAAGGGTACGTGATAATGGACTTCTTGGAGAAGTTCGAAGGGTTGATGGCGAGAGAGTTTGGTTCCAAGGAGCTATTGGCTAAAGCTGGGGAGATAGTGGCCGAGAGAGCGAGAGAAGAAGCTGAGGTTTTGAGAGATGAAGGTGAAGTTGAGGAGAGGATGGTGACTGAGCTTTTCAGAGTTTTGAAGCTGATGGAGATGGATTTGGCTATGGTTAAAGCTTCGGTTAAGGAAGAGACTTTTAGTGAGAGGATTGAACAAGCTAGAGCGAGATGTAGACAAGCTATTCTTGTTGCTAATTCTTTTTAA
- the LOC106349666 gene encoding uncharacterized protein LOC106349666, translating to MERSQEELEASNNGGSSPNKITGSVDEEVENGPLNLRLTTSPEFLKQIESLLQQQEQDSNSTPPAKTKPMSFPISKITIGEWTRDAVYEQDLKAKIYFARKKIMWECVEDVSTTGMNRKIEIQWGDVLSIKPWYHPHDQTGILSVELRKPPTFFIETNPQARKHTQWQQLYQDFTRNHSASRNRIHTLHFAPGVLQKNMEKLVSGDRFWSELVKVHFPTLEHLYFYDIGYGNSMNNMHDGNRVPR from the exons ATGGAGAGATCCCAAGAAGAACTTGAAGCTTCCAACAATGGCGGATCATCACCGAACAAGATAACTGGATCTGTCGATGAAGAG GTAGAGAATGGACCTTTAAACTTGCGTCTAACAACAAGTCCAGAGTTTCTCAAGCAGATTGAATCACTCCTacaacaacaagaacaagaCTCCAACTCAACTCCTCCTGCAAAAACAAAACCTATGAGTTTCCCAATCTCAAAGATCACAATTGGTGAGTGGACCCGCGACGCAGTCTACGAGCAAGATCTCAAGGCTAAAATCTATTTCGCAAGGAAGAAGATCATGTGGGAGTGTGTCGAAGATGTCTCAACAACTGGGATGAATAGGAAGATTGAGATCCAATGGGGTGATGTCTTGTCTATTAAACCATGGTACCATCCACATGACCAAACCGGAATCCTTAGTGTCGAG TTGAGAAAACCTCCAACGTTCTTCATAGAGACTAATCCACAGGCGAGAAAACACACTCAGTGGCAACAGTTGTATCAAGATTTCACACGTAATCACTCTGCTTCTCGTaacag GATACATACACTTCATTTTGCTCCTGGAGTTCTGCAGAAGAATATGGAGAAGCTTGTTTCAGGCGATAGGTTTTGGTCAGAACTGGTCAAGGTCCACTTCCCAACTTTGGAACATCTTTACTTCTACGACATTGGCTATGGAAACAGTATGAACAACATGCATGATGGCAACAGAGTTCCACGGTAA
- the LOC106346072 gene encoding non-structural maintenance of chromosomes element 4 homolog A gives MRRTRTVKRESEATSGGRDGDESARFRAVKKEKNKGVASSVRIDEPPSQEAEEEREQGVSDRRVLRSQYLALINKISDSKDDLTNVDSDKFSRIFNEFENLHQKVQKPREQIADAEAFLDIANTMLSSVKSQSVNGVSPAEFVNALVNGFGQPSQRIDADESAPVSIKWKDLGLAVCSTVLVSCGCSTMLGPMDTELKERKKAVYRKRTKPGEGVRPDEVDDTQSEEKTDTDKNMAIMFNILRQKKRVRLENLVLNRRSFAQTVENLFALSFLSKDGRVEIIVDKNGSHFALPRNAPAANLVASGEVTYNHFVFRFDFKDWKLMSEMVPMGEELMPHRETAVASSSGPSDFPQDSQTTPIRKLSRNRGLVVQEDTVVEDSPDVEGDGTRRRCKRKLT, from the exons ATGAGGAGGACGAGGACGGTGAAGCGAGAATCGGAAGCAACCAGCGGTGGCAGAGATGGCGACGAGTCGGCAAGGTTTAGGGctgtgaagaaggagaagaacaaAGGCGTAGCTTCCTCCGTGCGAATCGACGAGCCGCCGAGTCAGGAAGCAGAAGAGGAACGTGAACAGGGAGTATCTGATCGGAGGGTTCTCAGATCTCAGTATCTCGCTCTCATTAACAAAATCAGCG ATTCTAAAGATGATTTGACGAATGTTGATTCTGACAAATTCTCCAGAATTTTCAATGAATTTGAGAATTTGCACCAGAAAG TTCAGAAGCCTAGGGAGCAAATTGCAGATGCAGAGGCGTTTCTGGATATAGCGAACACCATGTTGTCATCTGTCAAGTCTCAGTCTGTTAATGGCGTTTCTCCGGCTGAGTTTGTTAATGCTTTGGTCAATGGGTTTGGTCAGCCTTCTCAAAGGATTGACGCTGATGAATCTGCCCCTGTATCTATAAAATGGAAGGATCTTGGGCTTGCTGTCTGTTCTACTGTTTTGGTTTCATGTGGTTGTTCCACAAT GTTGGGACCTATGGACACTGAACTGAAGGAAAGGAAAAAGGCAGTCTACAGAAAACGTACAAAGCCTGGTGAAGGCGTTCGTCCGGATGAG GTAGACGATACACAATCAGAAGAGAAAACTGATACAGACAAGAACATGGCGATAATGTTTAACATCTTACGGCAAAAGAAGCGCGTGAGGCTTGAGAATTTGGTGCTCAACAGAAGATCATTTGCGCAGACTGTTGAGAATTTGTTTGCTCTATCTTTCTTGTCCAAAGACGGACGAGTAGAGATCATTGTTGACAAGAATGGCTCACATTTTGCCT TGCCGAGAAACGCACCGGCTGCGAACCTGGTGGCGTCTGGGGAAGTCACTTACAACCACTTTGTGTTTAGATTCGATTTCAAAGACTGGAAG CTGATGTCTGAAATGGTGCCGATGGGGGAAGAGCTAATGCCACACAGGGAAACTGCAGTCGCTTCATCTTCTGGTCCCTCTGACTTCCCTCAAGATTCTCAGACAACACCGATAAGAAAACTCTCGAGAAACAGAGGTTTGGTTGTACAAGAAGACACTGTTGTAGAAGATTCTCCTGACGTTGAGGGCGATGGAACTCGGAGGAGATGTAAGCGCAAACTCACCTGA
- the LOC106346074 gene encoding AP2/ERF and B3 domain-containing transcription factor At1g51120, which produces MNSLNEAKTMTETSGSSNSVLCLANPMEQPHVSTTTRSVLSNTKYKGVVQQPNGHWGAQIYSEHRRIWLGTFKSAAEAAASYDSASIKLRGIDANSYRNFPWCEITTHEPAFQANYTTEAVLNMIKDCSYQHKFMEYLRRRSQMVDFANINIVAAASRQSRGGRGVQEPFSCTPLFSKELTPSDVGKLNRLVIPKKHAVKHLPFISDGQKEREEGEIGEAVDDVEVVFYDRAMRQWKFRYCYWRSSQSFVFTRGWNGFVREKRLKEKDVIVFYHCDVPTNVMTLQGQNNSFLMIDVDYFTDKGPVAPKEVDKMVHNTSEEEMKTETKGGFMLFGVRIQ; this is translated from the coding sequence ATGAATAGCCTCAATGAAGCCAAGACCATGACGGAAACTTCAGGCTCAAGTAACTCTGTCTTGTGTCTAGCAAACCCCATGGAGCAGCCTCACGTGTCCACGACCACAAGAAGTGTCTTGTCCAACACAAAATACAAAGGTGTTGTTCAACAACCGAACGGTCACTGGGGCGCTCAGATATACTCTGAGCATCGAAGGATCTGGCTTGGAACGTTCAAGTCCGCCGCTGAAGCCGCTGCATCTTACGATAGCGCATCTATCAAACTCCGAGGTATTGATGCTAACTCGTACCGGAACTTCCCTTGGTGTGAAATCACGACCCATGAACCGGCCTTTCAAGCCAACTACACAACAGAAGCTGTGCTGAACATGATCAAAGACTGTTCTTACCAACACAAGTTCATGGAGTATCTCAGAAGAAGATCTCAGATGGTGGACTTCGCCAACATCAACATCGTGGCGGCGGCATCAAGACAGAGCCGAGGAGGGAGAGGAGTGCAAGAGCCATTCTCTTGCACGCCGCTTTTTAGCAAGGAACTGACGCCGAGCGATGTTGGGAAACTCAACAGGCTTGTGATACCTAAGAAGCATGCGGTGAAGCATTTGCCATTCATAAGCGACGGTCAGAAAGAGAGGGAAGAAGGCGAAATAGGAGAAGCTGTGGACGACGTTGAGGTTGTGTTTTACGACAGGGCGATGAGACAGTGGAAGTTTAGGTATTGTTACTGGAGAAGTAGCCAGAGCTTTGTCTTCACCAGAGGATGGAATGGTTTCGTCAGGGAGAAGAGACTCAAGGAGAAAGATGTGATCGTTTTTTACCATTGTGATGTCCCGACCAATGTTATGACATTACAAGGTCAAAACAACAGCTTCTTGATGATTGATGTTGATTACTTTACTGACAAGGGTCCCGTGGCTCCCAAGGAAGTAGACAAGATGGTTCACAACACTTCCGAGGAAGAAATGAAAACAGAAACCAAAGGAGGGTTTATGCTGTTTGGTGTTAGGATTCAATAG
- the LOC125610083 gene encoding uncharacterized protein LOC125610083, with the protein MSFSVVLFHKPYSAAPILPVPTIFTISSSSSSFRPRRRLPSSTNRIFPVNQPKPILKPPQTETLAARDTIIDFGKHKGKMLGSLPSSYLKWVSKNLRAGDTEYWAKLADQVLDDDVYKDRVEWEFAEKILHGSDESLKKSREEEVSSVSMLLEISERFGWDNEDKIGWSRVNFELLGTSKGGRIPRLGEESGDMVRRREVKKKKGEEEDGSGWRRRERRERMRQSLGREKENDDGKTVNRSDQKGVLGRLGEVEKQIEPKIYSPFPGRESLLKKVMNKRRSQ; encoded by the coding sequence atgAGTTTCTCGGTGGTCTTGTTCCACAAACCCTACTCTGCAGCACCAATCTTACCAGTCCCTACCATCTTCACAAtctcatcatcctcatcatcttTCAGACCAAGAAGAAGACTACCTTCTTCAACCAATCGCATCTTCCCCGTAAACCAACCAAAACCCATACTCAAACCCCCCCAAACCGAAACCCTCGCCGCCAGAGACACAATCATAGACTTCGGCAAGCACAAGGGCAAAATGCTCGGCTCTTTACCCTCCTCTTACCTCAAATGGGTCTCCAAGAATCTACGCGCAGGAGACACCGAGTACTGGGCGAAGCTCGCAGACCAAGTTCTCGACGACGATGTTTATAAAGACAGAGTTGAGTGGGAGTTTGCAGAGAAGATCCTCCACGGAAGTGACGAGAGTTTAAAGAAGAGCAGAGAGGAAGAGGTAAGCTCTGTTTCGATGTTGTTGGAGATTAGCGAGAGGTTTGGTTGGGACAATGAGGATAAGATTGGTTGGAGCAGAGTCAACTTCGAGCTCCTGGGGACGAGCAAAGGTGGTCGGATTCCTAGGTTGGGAGAGGAGAGTGGAGATATGGTGAGAAGGAGAGaggtcaagaagaagaagggagaGGAGGAAGATGGTAGCGggtggaggaggagagagaggcgtGAGAGGATGAGGCAGAGTCTtgggagagagaaggagaatgATGATGGCAAAACTGTGAATAGGAGTGATCAGAAGGGTGTTTTGGGAAGGTTAGGAGAAGTAGAGAAGCAGATTGAGCCGAAGATTTATAGTCCTTTTCCAGGACGTGagagtttgttgaagaaagtTATGAACAAGAGAAGGTCTCAATGA